One genomic window of Solanum dulcamara chromosome 10, daSolDulc1.2, whole genome shotgun sequence includes the following:
- the LOC129870946 gene encoding E3 ubiquitin-protein ligase RING1-like: MAGAPMPYTPPYSPPKHSNLLSLYCALIIVGTAVFLLGLYNFIITRWCSENNHTNQSHEQNSIQIPNNLNVNIVSSFRYKKKELGGIHQEKNNEYECAVCLSVLEEGEEVKQLPICKHSFHASCIDMWLYSHLDCPLCRSPVEPLVLHQNSFTRQEESSRDGLIVQDSSV, translated from the coding sequence ATGGCAGGAGCTCCCATGCCTTATACTCCTCCATATTCTCCTCCAAAACACTCAAACTTACTCAGTTTGTATTGCGCTCTTATCATTGTGGGAACAGCAGTTTTCCTGCTTGGCCTCTACAATTTCATCATAACTCGATGGTGCAGCGAAAACAACCACACGAATCAGTCTCATGAACAAAACTCTATCCAAATTCCTAATAACCTTAACGTGAACATAGTGTCCAGTTTCAGGTACAAGAAAAAAGAACTTGGAGGAATTCATCAGGAGAAGAACAATGAGTATGAATGTGCTGTGTGTTTATCAGTTCTTGAAGAAGGGGAAGAAGTGAAGCAACTTCCAATATGCAAACATTCTTTTCATGCTTCTTGCATTGATATGTGGCTTTATTCTCATTTGGATTGTCCGTTGTGTCGTTCTCCGGTGGAGCCACTGGTGCTTCACCAGAATAGTTTCACAAGGCAAGAGGAAAGTTCTCGAGATGGGTTGATAGTTCAAGACAGTTCAGTTTAG